From the genome of Candidatus Electrothrix communis, one region includes:
- the rplB gene encoding 50S ribosomal protein L2: MAIKTHKPTSPGKRHHVSILQSDLSDKGPEKSLLAPLKKTGGRNNYGRITSRHRGGGHKRRYRIIDWKRNKTDIPAKVTAIEYDPNRSANIALLTYTDGEKSYILAPAGIQAGDFLMAGSDADIKPGNCMPMSSIPLGTIIHNVEMKIGKGAQMVRSAGASAQLMAKEGEYVLVKLPSGEVRKFNKQCRACIGSVGNSEHGSQKLGKAGRSRWKGRRPSVRGVAMNPIDHPMGGGEGKSSGGRHPCTPWGMPTKGFKTRKRKGSDRDIVTKRK; the protein is encoded by the coding sequence ATGGCAATCAAGACCCATAAACCGACATCACCGGGCAAAAGGCATCACGTATCGATTCTCCAGTCCGATCTCTCTGATAAAGGTCCGGAAAAAAGCCTTCTTGCGCCTTTGAAAAAAACAGGCGGTAGAAATAATTATGGCCGGATCACCTCAAGACATAGAGGTGGCGGTCATAAGCGACGGTACCGTATCATTGATTGGAAGAGAAATAAGACCGATATACCTGCTAAGGTTACTGCAATTGAGTATGATCCAAATAGATCTGCAAATATTGCACTTTTAACCTATACGGACGGTGAAAAGTCGTATATATTGGCCCCAGCCGGAATTCAGGCCGGAGATTTTTTAATGGCTGGCAGTGATGCAGATATCAAACCTGGTAACTGCATGCCGATGAGCAGTATCCCGTTGGGTACCATTATCCATAATGTCGAGATGAAAATCGGCAAAGGGGCTCAGATGGTGCGTTCCGCCGGTGCTTCAGCTCAGCTCATGGCAAAAGAAGGTGAGTATGTCCTCGTTAAATTGCCTTCAGGTGAAGTACGAAAATTTAACAAGCAATGCCGAGCCTGCATAGGTTCTGTGGGAAACTCAGAACACGGAAGTCAAAAACTTGGTAAAGCCGGACGTTCCCGATGGAAAGGACGGCGGCCTTCAGTTCGTGGCGTGGCAATGAACCCGATTGATCATCCTATGGGCGGCGGTGAAGGAAAGAGTTCCGGTGGACGACATCCATGTACCCCGTGGGGTATGCCGACCAAGGGTTTTAAGACTCGTAAGCGTAAAGGTTCTGATCGAGATATCGTGACCAAACGCAAGTAA
- the rplW gene encoding 50S ribosomal protein L23 gives MKILHNIVKSPCLTEKASRLQEAHGTVAFRVDSRANKIEIGQAVEQLFDVKVAAVRTTMVRGKKKRVGLKSVGRTSDWKKAYITLSEGEIDFLAEL, from the coding sequence ATGAAAATACTCCATAATATTGTTAAAAGCCCTTGCCTGACTGAGAAGGCTAGTCGCCTTCAGGAAGCTCACGGTACGGTCGCCTTCAGGGTCGATTCGAGAGCAAACAAAATAGAGATTGGTCAGGCTGTTGAGCAATTATTTGATGTTAAAGTTGCCGCAGTGAGAACCACTATGGTCCGTGGTAAGAAAAAAAGAGTCGGGCTTAAATCTGTCGGACGAACCAGTGACTGGAAAAAGGCTTATATCACTTTGTCTGAAGGCGAGATTGATTTTCTTGCCGAGCTGTAG
- the rplD gene encoding 50S ribosomal protein L4 has protein sequence MSVCDVVNTSAEKVAEIEVNDNLFGVEVDTGILHEVVCMQRANRRQGTASTKTRGEVRGGGAKPWRQKGTGRARAGSNSSPIWRGGGTTFGPKPRDYSYTLPKKVRRLALRMALSARMSEGNVVILDQFTMDAPKTKEFVNVMKTFDFDRCLIVTDDGNAANLQLSVRNAVGFKMLPVAGLNVYDILKYPKLMVIQSSLEQLETRLMV, from the coding sequence ATGTCAGTTTGTGATGTAGTTAATACCTCGGCTGAAAAGGTCGCGGAAATTGAAGTAAATGATAATTTGTTCGGTGTCGAGGTCGATACAGGGATACTCCATGAAGTAGTCTGTATGCAGCGTGCCAATAGACGCCAAGGAACCGCCTCTACAAAGACAAGAGGCGAGGTTCGCGGTGGTGGTGCTAAGCCGTGGCGACAGAAAGGAACAGGTAGGGCCAGAGCGGGAAGTAATTCTTCACCGATATGGCGCGGTGGTGGTACGACCTTCGGACCTAAGCCGAGAGATTATAGCTACACATTGCCGAAAAAGGTTCGCAGGCTGGCTTTGCGGATGGCTCTTTCAGCCCGTATGAGTGAAGGTAACGTGGTTATTCTTGATCAGTTTACAATGGATGCGCCCAAGACAAAGGAATTTGTCAATGTGATGAAGACCTTTGATTTTGACCGTTGTCTTATTGTGACTGATGATGGGAATGCAGCAAATCTTCAGCTTTCTGTGCGTAATGCAGTGGGCTTCAAGATGTTGCCTGTTGCTGGACTGAATGTGTACGATATTCTGAAATATCCGAAATTGATGGTAATCCAGTCAAGTCTGGAACAGCTTGAAACGAGGCTAATGGTATGA
- the rplC gene encoding 50S ribosomal protein L3: MPNTNGILGRKVGMTRVYNEMGRSISVTVIEAGPCKVLQKKTVGKEGYNAIQVGFLEKKESRLNKPEAGHFKRAGGTGYYHVREFRVTEPEIYEIGQDITLAEVVKIGDQVDITGKTKGRGFQGVMKRHGFGGGKASHGSGFHRAPGSIGCSAYPGRVVKGKKMPGHMGTDQQTVKNLTVVDVREDENILLVQGAVPGAKNGLVSIYTKA; this comes from the coding sequence ATGCCGAATACAAATGGAATACTGGGCCGGAAAGTAGGAATGACCCGAGTCTATAATGAAATGGGAAGGTCTATTTCTGTTACTGTGATCGAAGCTGGCCCCTGTAAGGTATTGCAGAAAAAAACTGTAGGTAAGGAGGGCTATAACGCCATCCAAGTCGGGTTTTTGGAGAAAAAAGAGTCCAGATTGAACAAACCCGAAGCCGGACATTTTAAGCGTGCCGGTGGAACCGGATATTATCACGTCCGAGAATTCCGGGTAACAGAGCCTGAGATTTATGAAATAGGTCAGGATATCACTCTGGCTGAGGTTGTAAAAATTGGAGACCAAGTCGATATTACCGGCAAAACAAAGGGTCGTGGATTTCAGGGTGTTATGAAGCGACATGGCTTTGGAGGCGGTAAGGCCTCTCATGGTTCAGGTTTTCACAGGGCGCCCGGTTCAATCGGTTGTAGTGCATATCCTGGACGCGTGGTCAAGGGAAAGAAGATGCCGGGACACATGGGGACGGATCAGCAAACAGTGAAGAACCTCACAGTGGTTGATGTTCGCGAAGATGAGAACATCCTCCTGGTTCAGGGTGCGGTCCCCGGCGCTAAAAACGGTTTGGTCAGCATTTATACCAAGGCCTAA
- the rpsJ gene encoding 30S ribosomal protein S10, which yields MPTDKIRIRLKAYDYKLLDQSTREIVETARRTGATVAGPIPLPTSINKYTVLRSPHVDKKSREQFEMRTHRRLLDILEPTQQTIDSLMKLQLSAGVDVEIKLP from the coding sequence ATCCCCACAGATAAAATTCGCATCAGGCTGAAAGCGTATGATTATAAATTACTTGATCAGTCGACTCGTGAAATAGTTGAGACAGCCAGAAGAACCGGTGCAACAGTTGCCGGTCCGATTCCGTTGCCTACAAGTATCAATAAGTATACCGTATTACGATCACCGCATGTGGACAAGAAGTCACGTGAGCAGTTTGAGATGCGAACTCACCGGCGGTTGCTTGATATTCTTGAGCCGACCCAGCAGACAATTGATTCATTAATGAAGCTTCAGCTGTCAGCCGGTGTTGATGTGGAGATTAAGCTGCCGTAG
- the tuf gene encoding elongation factor Tu, producing MAKEKFERTKPHVNVGTIGHVDHGKTTLTAAITRVLSTKGQADFTDFSDIDKAPEEKERGITIATAHVEYESEGRHYAHVDCPGHADYIKNMITGAAQMDGAILVVAATDGPMPQTREHILLARQVGVPAMVVFLNKCDQVDDEELIELVEMELRELLDNYEFSGDDTPIIQGSALQALENPEDEVKAKCIWDLIEAVDSWVPEPERDVDKPFLMPVEDVFSISGRGTVATGRIESGIIHIGDEIEIVGIRETQKTTITGVEMFRKILDEGQAGDNVGALLRGTKREEIVRGQVLAKPGSITPHKKFKAECYILTKEEGGRHTPFFNGYRPQFYFRTTDVTGICTLEDGVEMVMPGDNIHITGELITPIAMQDGLRFAIREGGRTVGAGVISEIIE from the coding sequence ATGGCTAAAGAGAAATTTGAGCGGACAAAGCCGCATGTCAATGTTGGAACCATCGGTCATGTTGATCATGGGAAGACTACCCTGACAGCGGCTATCACACGGGTTTTGTCAACAAAGGGTCAGGCTGATTTCACAGATTTCAGTGACATTGACAAGGCTCCTGAAGAGAAAGAGCGCGGAATTACGATTGCCACCGCTCACGTTGAGTATGAGAGTGAAGGGCGTCATTACGCTCATGTGGATTGTCCGGGTCATGCTGACTATATCAAGAATATGATTACCGGTGCTGCCCAGATGGACGGCGCGATTCTTGTTGTGGCTGCTACCGATGGTCCTATGCCCCAGACCCGTGAGCATATCCTGCTGGCGCGTCAGGTCGGTGTTCCAGCTATGGTTGTTTTCCTGAACAAGTGTGATCAGGTTGATGACGAAGAGCTGATAGAGCTGGTCGAGATGGAGCTTCGTGAACTGCTGGATAATTACGAATTCTCAGGTGACGATACACCGATTATTCAGGGTTCTGCTCTGCAGGCTCTTGAGAATCCAGAAGATGAGGTCAAAGCAAAATGTATTTGGGACCTGATTGAGGCTGTTGATTCTTGGGTTCCAGAACCTGAGCGCGATGTTGATAAGCCTTTCTTGATGCCGGTTGAGGATGTTTTCTCTATCTCCGGTCGTGGTACAGTTGCTACTGGCCGTATTGAGAGCGGTATCATTCATATAGGTGATGAGATTGAGATCGTCGGTATTCGCGAAACTCAGAAGACCACGATCACCGGTGTTGAGATGTTCCGCAAGATTCTTGACGAAGGACAGGCCGGTGATAATGTTGGCGCTTTGCTGCGTGGAACCAAGCGTGAAGAGATCGTCCGTGGGCAGGTGTTGGCTAAGCCGGGCTCTATCACTCCGCATAAGAAGTTCAAGGCCGAGTGCTATATTTTGACAAAGGAAGAAGGGGGACGACACACACCGTTTTTTAACGGCTACCGGCCTCAGTTTTATTTCCGTACCACTGATGTGACAGGGATCTGTACACTTGAGGACGGTGTGGAAATGGTTATGCCCGGAGATAATATTCATATCACGGGAGAGCTGATAACACCTATCGCTATGCAGGATGGTCTTCGTTTCGCTATCCGTGAAGGTGGTCGTACTGTAGGTGCTGGCGTAATCAGCGAAATTATTGAGTAA
- the fusA gene encoding elongation factor G, producing MADNGALSRVRNIGIMAHIDAGKTTTTERILYYTGRSHKIGEVHDGTAVMDWMEQEQERGITITSAATTCEWAGFRVNIIDTPGHVDFTVEVERCLRVLDGVVAVFCAVGGVEPQSETVWRQADRYRIPRIAFVNKMDRVGADFHRVVEEIEESLAATPVVLALPYGSEETFSGTIDLIEQKLYRYDEGDKGGTVHEEEIPDDIKSNSSAARMMLLEKLADFDEGIMEKYLDDQEISPGEIRKALRDATLALRLVPVLCGSAFKNKGIQPLLNAVTWYLPSPVDVPQVEGEDKDGAPLVRKLARSENFCGLVFKLQSDPFIGNLAFIRVYSGELKVGDKVFNPLKRKKEKIAKLIKLHANKREEVQVIGAGDIGAVVGLKFTMTGDTLCEAGDYIVLDTMDFPEPVIGIAIEARSKADEVKLVETLAKIACEDPSFRVSLNEDTGQQIISGMGELHLEIIVDRLIKEFKVSANVGTPQVAYKETITCPASGEGRFETHSGAKEQYGHVVLQLKPAERGTGLQFDARVDQKQIPLEFLAAIEKGVRDTLDSGPLIGYPLIDVEVELVDGSYDEENSTEMAFGVATALACREAVAKAGPILLEPIMAVEIVTPDEYLGDVINDLNKKGAQIDGVEAERNVQVVKAGVPLSKMFGYSTSLRSATQGRATFTMQFKAFLEVPAKQAEAIIHKIRGV from the coding sequence GTGGCTGATAATGGAGCATTATCCCGTGTTCGCAATATTGGGATAATGGCCCATATTGACGCGGGTAAGACGACGACGACGGAGCGGATCCTTTATTATACTGGCCGCTCCCATAAAATAGGTGAGGTTCATGACGGTACTGCTGTTATGGACTGGATGGAGCAGGAGCAGGAGCGCGGGATAACTATTACTTCCGCTGCGACTACTTGCGAGTGGGCTGGCTTTCGGGTAAATATTATTGATACTCCGGGCCATGTTGATTTTACCGTTGAGGTTGAGCGGTGCCTACGTGTTTTAGACGGCGTAGTGGCGGTTTTTTGTGCGGTCGGTGGCGTTGAACCTCAATCTGAGACAGTTTGGCGTCAGGCAGATCGTTACCGCATCCCACGTATCGCTTTTGTAAATAAAATGGACCGTGTTGGAGCTGATTTCCACAGGGTAGTTGAAGAGATAGAAGAATCACTTGCAGCTACTCCTGTTGTTTTAGCTTTGCCGTACGGTAGTGAAGAGACTTTTTCAGGGACCATCGACCTCATTGAGCAGAAGTTGTATCGCTATGATGAGGGTGATAAGGGTGGTACGGTCCATGAAGAAGAGATTCCTGATGATATAAAAAGCAATTCATCGGCCGCCCGTATGATGCTCCTCGAGAAGTTGGCCGACTTCGATGAGGGGATCATGGAAAAATATCTGGATGATCAAGAGATCTCTCCCGGTGAGATTCGTAAGGCTTTGCGAGATGCAACGTTAGCCTTGCGGCTGGTACCTGTACTGTGTGGTTCTGCCTTTAAGAATAAAGGCATACAGCCTTTGCTTAATGCAGTCACCTGGTATCTGCCCTCGCCCGTAGATGTCCCCCAAGTTGAGGGGGAGGACAAGGACGGTGCGCCGCTTGTCCGCAAACTGGCGCGGAGTGAAAATTTTTGTGGCTTGGTTTTTAAGCTGCAATCAGACCCATTCATTGGCAATTTAGCTTTCATTAGGGTGTACTCTGGTGAGCTAAAGGTTGGTGATAAGGTTTTTAATCCGCTGAAGCGGAAAAAAGAAAAGATCGCAAAATTAATTAAGCTTCATGCAAATAAGCGTGAGGAAGTTCAAGTTATAGGTGCCGGAGATATTGGCGCTGTTGTCGGGTTAAAGTTTACGATGACAGGCGATACCCTCTGTGAGGCTGGTGACTATATCGTTTTAGATACAATGGACTTCCCCGAGCCTGTTATTGGCATCGCTATTGAAGCGAGAAGTAAGGCTGACGAAGTAAAGCTCGTAGAAACACTGGCTAAGATTGCCTGTGAAGATCCGAGCTTTCGGGTAAGCTTGAATGAGGATACTGGTCAGCAGATTATCTCTGGAATGGGTGAACTCCACCTTGAGATAATAGTTGATCGGTTAATCAAAGAGTTTAAGGTCTCTGCTAATGTGGGTACACCACAGGTGGCCTATAAAGAGACTATTACCTGTCCAGCTTCTGGTGAAGGACGTTTTGAGACCCATAGTGGAGCAAAAGAACAGTACGGCCATGTCGTTCTTCAGCTGAAACCTGCTGAGCGCGGCACTGGTTTACAATTCGATGCTCGTGTGGATCAGAAACAGATTCCATTGGAATTTCTCGCTGCTATTGAAAAAGGCGTTCGCGATACCTTGGATTCCGGCCCTTTGATTGGCTACCCCCTGATTGACGTAGAGGTGGAGCTGGTTGACGGATCCTACGATGAAGAGAATTCAACAGAGATGGCTTTCGGAGTTGCAACTGCGCTTGCATGCAGAGAGGCCGTCGCCAAGGCAGGCCCCATTCTTCTGGAGCCGATAATGGCTGTTGAAATCGTGACCCCGGATGAATACCTAGGCGATGTGATAAATGATTTGAATAAGAAAGGTGCCCAGATCGACGGAGTTGAAGCGGAAAGAAATGTGCAGGTAGTAAAAGCTGGCGTGCCGCTTTCAAAGATGTTCGGATATTCGACTTCTTTACGTTCCGCAACCCAGGGAAGGGCAACCTTTACCATGCAGTTTAAGGCATTTTTAGAGGTTCCGGCGAAACAGGCCGAAGCCATTATACATAAGATTCGAGGCGTTTGA
- the rpsG gene encoding 30S ribosomal protein S7, which produces MPRKKLQNKRAVEADPKYNSVLVSRFTNGLMLDGKKSLARRMFYDAMAVVEEKLSEEEPLAVFETAMENVRPRVEVKSRRVGGATYQVPVEVRPDRRNALAIRWVISFAKSRSGRSMSEKLAAELIDAYNNRGSSVKKRDDTHKMAEANKAFAHYRW; this is translated from the coding sequence ATGCCGAGGAAGAAGTTACAGAATAAGCGTGCTGTTGAGGCCGATCCGAAGTATAACTCTGTTTTGGTTTCCAGGTTTACTAACGGTCTGATGCTGGACGGGAAGAAATCACTGGCTCGGCGTATGTTTTATGACGCGATGGCTGTTGTAGAGGAGAAGCTTTCCGAAGAGGAGCCTCTGGCTGTTTTTGAGACAGCTATGGAGAATGTTCGTCCGAGAGTAGAAGTGAAGAGTCGTCGAGTTGGTGGTGCAACTTATCAGGTTCCTGTTGAGGTTCGCCCCGATCGGCGTAATGCACTTGCTATTCGCTGGGTTATTAGTTTCGCCAAAAGTCGTTCTGGGCGTTCTATGTCTGAGAAGCTCGCAGCGGAGTTGATTGACGCCTATAATAATAGGGGGTCGTCAGTGAAGAAGCGTGATGATACGCATAAAATGGCCGAGGCAAATAAAGCCTTTGCTCATTATCGCTGGTAA
- the rpsL gene encoding 30S ribosomal protein S12, whose protein sequence is MPTINQLVRKRRKKQVKRSDTPALQNCPQRRGVCVRVYTTTPKKPNSALRKVARVRLTNGIEVTSYIPGIGHNLQEHSVVLVRGGRVKDLPGVRYHVVRGTLDALGVSDRKQGRSKYGAKRPK, encoded by the coding sequence ATGCCCACTATTAATCAGCTCGTTAGGAAAAGAAGAAAGAAGCAGGTTAAGCGTTCAGATACGCCTGCCCTGCAGAACTGTCCGCAGAGACGTGGTGTCTGTGTTCGTGTATATACAACGACCCCTAAGAAGCCAAACTCTGCTTTGCGTAAAGTTGCAAGGGTGAGGTTGACAAACGGAATTGAAGTTACCTCTTATATACCTGGCATAGGTCATAATTTGCAGGAGCATTCCGTTGTCTTGGTTCGCGGTGGTCGTGTGAAGGATCTGCCCGGTGTTCGTTATCATGTTGTTCGTGGTACCTTGGATGCTTTAGGGGTGAGTGATAGGAAGCAGGGGCGGTCTAAGTATGGCGCAAAGCGTCCTAAATAG